In Trichocoleus desertorum NBK24, the following are encoded in one genomic region:
- a CDS encoding phospholipase D-like domain-containing protein has translation MLFRVSLRSRFCLSLLLILSLTACQQVQSQSQQSAPAPLPQDPLVQAYFNHEPAAEYTEPYRQQTRPGDNLEQQIIDAIVSAQSTVDVAVQELRLPRIAQALIEQQKAGVKVRVILENTYSQPWSAITEAELAKLPERERDRYEEYQKLADQDQDGKLTPEEINQGDTLVMLKQAQVPWIDDTANGSAGSDLMHHKFVVVDGRRLIITSANFTTSDIHGDFSRPASQGNANNMLRIASAELASLFTQEFNTMWGDGPGGKPDSKFGLQKPYRSPQTVVLGSTSVTVQFSPTSPSRPWSQSGNGLIGKTLSTAQRSINLALFVFSEQRLANVLEKNHERGVQVQAVIDPGFAYRSYSEALDMLGVELKDKCRTEPNNHPWQNPISTVGAPRLPPGDLLHNKFGVVDQATVITGSHNWTDAANTGNDETLLVIESPTVAAHYEREFERLYTNAILGVPPAVQRKIAAQAKQCPSVQLQPPTDPVVNLNTASLKEIESLPGVGPTLAQRIIQARQQKPFTSLADLDRVSGVGPKLLDRLEPYITW, from the coding sequence CCCCACTACCCCAAGATCCGTTAGTTCAGGCTTACTTCAATCACGAACCTGCTGCTGAATACACCGAGCCTTACCGCCAACAAACTCGCCCTGGCGATAACCTAGAGCAGCAAATTATTGACGCGATCGTTTCGGCTCAATCCACAGTAGATGTTGCGGTGCAGGAACTGCGGTTGCCCAGAATTGCTCAGGCTTTGATCGAGCAGCAAAAAGCAGGGGTAAAGGTACGGGTGATTTTAGAAAACACCTATAGCCAACCCTGGAGCGCAATTACTGAAGCTGAACTGGCGAAGCTGCCCGAACGAGAGCGCGATCGCTATGAGGAATACCAAAAACTCGCAGATCAAGACCAGGATGGCAAACTCACACCTGAGGAAATCAACCAAGGCGACACCCTGGTGATGTTAAAGCAAGCCCAAGTGCCTTGGATTGACGATACCGCCAATGGCTCGGCTGGCAGCGACTTGATGCACCATAAATTCGTGGTGGTAGATGGACGGCGCTTAATCATCACTTCGGCGAATTTCACGACTAGTGACATTCATGGGGATTTTTCCCGCCCTGCCAGCCAAGGTAACGCCAATAACATGCTGCGGATCGCTAGTGCGGAATTAGCCAGCTTGTTCACTCAAGAATTCAATACCATGTGGGGAGATGGCCCTGGCGGCAAACCCGACAGCAAGTTTGGTCTACAAAAGCCCTATCGTTCACCCCAAACCGTTGTACTGGGGAGTACTTCGGTGACGGTGCAGTTCTCGCCCACCAGCCCTTCTCGTCCTTGGAGCCAAAGCGGCAACGGTCTAATTGGCAAAACTCTAAGTACTGCTCAGCGATCGATCAACTTGGCCTTGTTTGTCTTTTCCGAACAGCGCTTAGCGAACGTTCTGGAAAAAAATCATGAACGAGGCGTACAAGTGCAAGCGGTGATCGATCCGGGTTTTGCCTATCGTTCTTACAGTGAAGCCTTGGACATGCTAGGGGTTGAACTTAAAGACAAGTGCCGCACTGAACCCAACAACCATCCTTGGCAAAACCCCATTAGTACAGTTGGAGCACCGCGATTACCACCTGGAGATTTATTGCACAACAAGTTCGGCGTTGTTGATCAAGCAACTGTGATTACGGGTTCCCACAACTGGACTGACGCTGCTAATACAGGGAATGACGAAACTCTGCTCGTAATCGAAAGCCCAACAGTTGCCGCTCACTACGAGCGAGAATTTGAGCGGCTCTATACCAATGCCATTTTAGGCGTGCCCCCAGCGGTTCAACGCAAAATTGCCGCCCAGGCTAAACAGTGCCCATCGGTTCAGCTCCAGCCCCCAACTGACCCAGTGGTGAACCTAAACACGGCTAGCCTAAAAGAAATAGAAAGTTTGCCAGGTGTCGGCCCCACGCTAGCCCAGCGAATTATCCAAGCGCGTCAGCAAAAACCATTTACTTCTCTAGCTGATCTCGATCGCGTGTCCGGTGTAGGGCCAAAACTCCTCGATCGTTTAGAGCCTTACATCACTTGGTAA